Proteins from a single region of Limosilactobacillus fermentum:
- a CDS encoding RNA-guided endonuclease TnpB family protein, translating into MVLKAVKMRIYPNSEQRDRLMQTFGCARFVWNQMLNMQIERRKNNPDAKFVNAFGMNNLLKRLKEEYPWLKQAESTSLQSANRNLADAFQRFFKGQNKFPHFKSRKYAQSYNSKCVNHNIKVIDNHHIKLPKLGVVYFRSGRLPQGKIKNVTVRLTVANQYYITVLTECENQTLAKTGKSVGGDLGLKSLLNLSDGYKEPIHHFEDKYRKKLHHWEKLRSRRYLLAKQAIAWDYHDKVLAPRQLDDFKNYQKARVMVAKYRQKIANQRLDQLQKFTTKLVKQYDIIVLEKLNIKGMLKNHKLARAITNASWSKLVSILQYKCDWYGKKLIQVNPAYTSQICINCGKNNHRLGLDKSEWLDVREWDCPNCGTRLDRDINAAQVILKKGLATQ; encoded by the coding sequence ATGGTTCTTAAAGCCGTGAAAATGCGTATATATCCTAATTCCGAGCAACGTGACCGTTTAATGCAAACCTTCGGTTGCGCTCGTTTTGTGTGGAATCAGATGCTTAATATGCAAATTGAGCGGCGAAAGAACAATCCAGACGCCAAGTTTGTCAATGCCTTTGGCATGAACAATCTTCTAAAACGATTAAAAGAAGAATATCCCTGGTTGAAGCAAGCAGAATCAACATCCTTGCAAAGTGCTAATCGCAATCTAGCCGACGCCTTTCAGCGTTTTTTTAAAGGGCAAAATAAATTTCCACACTTTAAGTCACGAAAGTATGCACAGAGCTATAACTCGAAATGTGTTAACCACAACATTAAAGTGATTGATAATCACCATATTAAGTTGCCTAAATTAGGGGTAGTTTACTTTCGATCAGGACGTTTACCACAAGGCAAAATCAAGAACGTTACTGTTCGCCTAACTGTTGCTAATCAATACTACATTACCGTTTTAACTGAATGCGAAAACCAAACATTAGCTAAGACTGGTAAGAGCGTTGGTGGTGATTTAGGATTAAAATCATTACTTAATCTATCCGACGGTTACAAAGAGCCAATTCACCATTTTGAAGATAAGTATCGTAAGAAGCTACACCATTGGGAAAAGTTGCGCAGTCGACGCTACTTATTAGCTAAACAAGCCATTGCTTGGGATTATCACGATAAGGTCTTAGCTCCACGGCAATTAGACGACTTCAAAAATTACCAAAAAGCTCGTGTCATGGTTGCTAAATATCGTCAAAAAATCGCCAACCAACGGTTGGATCAGTTACAAAAGTTCACAACCAAGTTAGTTAAACAATATGATATCATTGTGCTAGAGAAACTTAACATTAAGGGTATGTTGAAAAATCATAAACTAGCTCGAGCGATTACCAACGCTAGTTGGTCTAAGCTAGTTAGTATCTTGCAGTATAAATGTGATTGGTACGGTAAAAAACTCATTCAGGTTAATCCAGCTTATACTAGTCAAATCTGTATTAACTGTGGGAAAAACAACCATCGGTTAGGTTTAGATAAATCGGAATGGCTAGACGTTCGTGAATGGGATTGTCCCAACTGCGGGACCCGCCTAGATCGCGATATCAATGCAGCTCAAGTAATTCTGAAAAAGGGGTTAGCTACCCAATAA
- the tnpA gene encoding IS200/IS605 family transposase, translating to MELDRNQHSVYLLNYHLVMVVKYRRKVINDEISEYLKHRFVVVGQSYGINLQEWNHDIDHVHVLFRATPHTEMAKFLNAYKSSSSRMVKKLFPEIKRQLWKSAFWTQSYCLISTGGAPLEVVKKYIESQGRK from the coding sequence ATAGAATTAGATAGAAATCAGCACTCAGTATATTTACTCAATTATCATTTAGTAATGGTTGTTAAATATCGGCGTAAAGTCATTAACGATGAAATATCTGAGTATCTGAAACATCGTTTTGTAGTAGTTGGTCAGTCTTATGGTATTAATCTTCAAGAGTGGAACCATGATATTGACCATGTTCATGTCTTGTTCCGCGCAACACCGCATACGGAGATGGCTAAGTTCCTGAACGCTTATAAATCATCAAGTTCTCGAATGGTTAAGAAACTATTTCCAGAAATTAAGCGTCAGTTGTGGAAATCCGCTTTTTGGACCCAAAGCTATTGTTTAATTAGTACTGGTGGTGCACCGTTAGAAGTAGTAAAAAAGTACATTGAAAGTCAAGGGAGAAAGTAA